From a single Streptomyces sp. 1331.2 genomic region:
- a CDS encoding ABC transporter ATP-binding protein, whose translation MTELRILDLTKEYRGGKRAVDSFSLTLRPGVLGLLGANGAGKSSLMRILATVTRPTSGRVLWEGEDVARRPGPLRRAVGYLPQDFGVYPQLTAREFLAYLAAAKGMRRRAARARIEELLDLVNLSGAGGQRLGAMSGGMRQRVGIAQALLNDPALLIVDEPTVGLDPEERLRFGSLLSGLGADRIVVLSTHIVPDVAATADRIAVMGGGRLLHHGSPEELLRTAEGAVWELTVEAGQLALLRSRFLLGGTTRTPQGVRVRVLSGQRPAPEAQPVAPRLDDAYLLLTAPAPAERVAAW comes from the coding sequence GTGACCGAACTCCGGATCCTCGACCTGACCAAGGAGTACCGCGGCGGCAAGCGCGCGGTGGACTCCTTCTCGCTGACCCTGCGGCCCGGCGTGCTCGGCCTGCTCGGTGCCAACGGCGCCGGCAAGTCGAGCCTGATGCGCATCCTGGCCACGGTGACCAGGCCCACCTCGGGGCGGGTGCTCTGGGAGGGCGAGGACGTCGCCCGCCGCCCCGGGCCGCTGCGCCGCGCCGTGGGGTACCTGCCACAGGACTTCGGCGTCTACCCGCAGCTCACGGCCCGTGAGTTCCTCGCCTACCTGGCCGCCGCCAAGGGGATGCGGCGGCGCGCCGCACGGGCCCGGATCGAGGAACTGCTCGACCTGGTCAACCTCTCGGGGGCGGGCGGGCAGCGGCTCGGTGCGATGTCCGGCGGGATGCGCCAGCGGGTCGGCATCGCCCAGGCGCTGCTCAACGACCCGGCGCTGCTGATCGTGGACGAGCCGACGGTCGGGCTGGATCCGGAGGAGCGGCTGCGCTTCGGCAGTCTGCTGAGCGGGCTCGGCGCGGACCGGATCGTCGTGCTGTCCACGCACATCGTCCCGGACGTCGCGGCCACCGCCGACCGGATCGCCGTCATGGGCGGCGGGCGGCTGCTGCACCACGGCAGCCCGGAGGAGTTGCTGCGCACGGCCGAGGGCGCGGTCTGGGAGCTGACCGTCGAGGCGGGGCAACTCGCCCTGCTGCGGTCGCGGTTCCTGCTCGGCGGCACCACCCGCACACCGCAGGGCGTCCGGGTGCGGGTGCTGTCCGGGCAGCGGCCGGCGCCGGAGGCACAGCCCGTCGCACCACGGCTGGACGACGCGTACCTGCTGCTCACCGCCCCCGCCCCGGCCGAGCGGGTGGCGGCATGGTGA
- a CDS encoding TrmH family RNA methyltransferase → MKQLRGTELKRLHRSWRRSNEFRLAMILENLQSPFNVGSVVRTGAAMGAEKLYLTGDTPSVRSSGAQKAAMGTDKYLKVEHFPTVAEAVAAAKADGFKVVGLELADEAVPMFAADLTPAVAFVLGHEDRGITPEALALCDQVVFVPQLGRVGSLNVSAAATVACYEARRQGYAISGTPDGALADGDFGADED, encoded by the coding sequence GTGAAGCAGCTGCGCGGGACCGAACTGAAGCGTCTGCACCGCTCGTGGCGGCGCAGCAACGAGTTCCGGCTCGCGATGATCCTGGAGAACCTGCAGTCGCCGTTCAACGTCGGCTCGGTGGTCCGGACCGGTGCGGCGATGGGCGCCGAGAAGCTGTACCTGACCGGGGACACCCCGTCGGTGCGCTCCTCCGGCGCGCAGAAGGCCGCGATGGGCACCGACAAGTACCTGAAGGTGGAGCACTTCCCGACCGTCGCCGAGGCGGTGGCGGCGGCCAAGGCCGACGGCTTCAAGGTGGTCGGCCTGGAGCTGGCGGACGAGGCGGTGCCGATGTTCGCCGCCGACCTGACCCCGGCGGTGGCCTTCGTGCTCGGCCACGAGGACCGCGGGATCACGCCCGAGGCGCTGGCGCTCTGCGACCAGGTGGTGTTCGTGCCGCAGTTGGGCCGGGTCGGCTCGCTGAACGTGTCGGCGGCCGCGACGGTGGCCTGCTACGAGGCGCGCCGCCAGGGGTACGCGATCAGCGGCACCCCGGACGGTGCCCTCGCCGACGGCGACTTCGGGGCCGACGAGGACTGA
- a CDS encoding class I SAM-dependent methyltransferase, protein MSGSHYFSGAPEVASERRPITVSLPDVTLELTTDTGVFSRGRLDPGTRILLEHAPQPRVRGPILDVGCGYGPIALTWATRRKRLPVWAVDVNERALELVRLNAQALGLGNVQAALPDDVPEDLRFATIYSNPPIRIGKAALRRLLTHWLGRLTPDGSAFLVVQKHLGSDSLQKWLNDQGYPTTRVTSVNGFRILEARPRPEAGEGSENGRGTTS, encoded by the coding sequence ATGTCCGGCTCGCACTACTTCAGCGGTGCACCCGAGGTCGCCAGCGAGCGTCGGCCGATCACGGTCTCCCTGCCGGACGTCACGTTGGAACTGACCACCGACACCGGGGTGTTCTCCCGCGGCCGGCTCGACCCGGGCACTCGGATCCTCCTGGAGCACGCCCCGCAGCCGCGGGTGCGCGGGCCGATCCTGGACGTCGGCTGCGGCTACGGCCCGATCGCGCTCACCTGGGCGACCCGACGCAAGCGCCTGCCGGTCTGGGCGGTGGACGTCAACGAGCGCGCCCTGGAGCTGGTCCGGCTGAACGCGCAGGCACTGGGGCTGGGCAACGTCCAGGCGGCGCTGCCCGACGACGTCCCCGAGGACCTCCGGTTCGCGACGATCTACTCCAACCCGCCGATCCGGATCGGCAAGGCGGCGCTGCGCCGTCTGCTGACGCACTGGCTCGGCCGGCTGACCCCGGACGGTTCGGCGTTCCTCGTGGTGCAGAAGCACCTGGGCTCGGACTCGCTGCAGAAGTGGCTGAACGACCAGGGCTACCCGACGACCCGGGTCACGTCGGTCAACGGGTTCCGGATTCTGGAAGCACGGCCCCGTCCCGAGGCGGGCGAGGGCTCGGAGAATGGACGAGGTACGACGTCGTGA
- a CDS encoding lysylphosphatidylglycerol synthase transmembrane domain-containing protein — MAIVTGRTSGDTDGGDTGGVPAQRVGDAGVPDSRAAGSGGPGDTAGMPPQAQTQAQTQARTQARTQAPAGPGRFRARPVPAAGRLRQPVALIRLLGGLFTIALTLLLADYARATTSGIAADVAEAAALVPRPLASLAGGLTTAAVLLLPVALAVRRLLGPDRRRALQQVSDGLLAAVLAYGATLGVDLWADNLAPGSLLTALTQPVPGDVLGHTEPVYGYLAPVLAFMTASGSRERRLPWAVLALYGLAGLAGGFATPTALLLGLLLGWTGAHGTLYAVGTPDPCPRPGEILRALRDSGLRPVEAQAAGPERYRVRQADDLPDLDVQLLDRQAVTAAAVQRAWRRLRLRTAPDPRVLRSPRTGLEHEALVTYAALAAGVRTRRIAATAGVGHDTALIAYEQLAGRTLDRLADEEVTDELLTDAWRQLALLQRREIAHRALVPSSLLIDDSGAVHLVDFADGDIAATELVLRCDIAQLLTTLALRTGAARSVRTATAVLGPDPIGAALPLLQPIALTHTTRRALRLHAEPGRTTPDAPSPGGLLEEIRAEVLRARPQVVGRPVRLERLRPRTLLAVVGGVVAGWLLIPQLFAAEDNPVSALADADPWWLLLALATAAASHVAAAMGFVGFVPERLDFRNAVLAQVAGSFVKLVSPGGVGGVALNTRLLQRAGIPTAQALSSVGVGTMIGLVLHLLQLGAFVYLLDMQPGGSELDALPAVVGGLAGAAALLAVVWSVPVARRWLAARLRPLTTEVLPRLLDLLRSPTRLAVGVTGQLLVSLCLIACLYCCARAIGREPSFASVAVVFLVGNAAGSAAPTPGGAGAVDGALITLLQQTASMEKGGALAAVALFRLLTLILPVLPGWAALTWLQRRRAL; from the coding sequence GTGGCGATCGTGACGGGGAGAACGAGCGGCGACACCGACGGTGGCGACACCGGCGGTGTGCCCGCGCAGCGGGTGGGCGACGCGGGGGTGCCGGACAGCAGGGCAGCGGGCAGTGGCGGGCCGGGCGACACCGCCGGGATGCCGCCCCAGGCCCAGACCCAGGCCCAGACCCAGGCCCGGACCCAGGCCCGGACCCAGGCACCGGCCGGGCCCGGCCGGTTCCGGGCACGCCCGGTGCCCGCCGCCGGCCGGCTCCGGCAGCCCGTCGCCCTGATCCGGCTGCTCGGCGGCCTGTTCACCATCGCCCTCACCCTCCTGCTCGCCGACTACGCCCGGGCCACCACCAGCGGCATCGCCGCCGACGTCGCCGAGGCCGCCGCCCTGGTGCCGCGGCCGCTGGCGAGCCTCGCCGGAGGCCTCACCACCGCCGCCGTCCTGCTGCTGCCGGTCGCCCTCGCCGTGCGCCGCCTGCTCGGCCCCGACCGGCGACGCGCCCTCCAACAGGTCTCCGACGGGCTGCTCGCCGCCGTCCTCGCGTACGGGGCCACCCTCGGCGTCGACCTGTGGGCCGACAACCTCGCCCCCGGCTCGCTGCTCACCGCGCTCACCCAGCCCGTACCGGGCGACGTCCTCGGGCACACCGAGCCCGTCTACGGCTACCTCGCCCCCGTCCTCGCCTTCATGACCGCCTCCGGCAGCCGCGAACGCCGGCTGCCCTGGGCCGTCCTCGCGCTCTACGGCCTCGCCGGACTGGCCGGCGGCTTCGCCACCCCCACCGCACTGCTGCTCGGCCTGCTGCTCGGCTGGACCGGCGCCCACGGCACCCTGTACGCGGTCGGCACCCCCGACCCCTGCCCCCGACCCGGCGAGATCCTGCGCGCCCTGCGCGACAGCGGCCTGCGCCCCGTCGAGGCGCAGGCCGCCGGGCCCGAGCGCTACCGGGTCCGGCAGGCCGACGACCTCCCCGACCTGGACGTCCAACTGCTCGACCGGCAGGCCGTCACCGCCGCCGCGGTCCAGCGCGCCTGGCGCCGGCTGCGCCTGCGCACCGCCCCCGACCCCCGCGTCCTGCGCTCCCCGCGCACCGGGCTGGAACACGAGGCCCTGGTCACGTACGCGGCCCTGGCCGCCGGCGTCCGCACCCGCCGGATCGCCGCCACCGCCGGCGTCGGCCACGACACCGCCCTCATCGCGTACGAGCAGCTGGCCGGCCGCACCCTCGACCGGCTCGCCGACGAGGAGGTCACCGACGAACTGCTCACCGACGCGTGGCGCCAGCTCGCCCTCCTGCAGCGCCGCGAGATCGCCCACCGGGCCCTCGTCCCCTCCTCCCTGCTGATCGACGACTCGGGCGCGGTGCACCTGGTCGACTTCGCCGACGGCGACATCGCCGCCACCGAACTCGTCCTGCGCTGCGACATCGCCCAACTCCTCACCACCCTCGCCCTGCGCACCGGCGCCGCCCGCTCCGTCCGCACCGCCACCGCCGTCCTCGGCCCCGACCCCATCGGCGCCGCCCTCCCCCTCCTCCAACCCATCGCCCTCACCCACACCACCCGCCGCGCCCTCAGACTCCACGCCGAACCCGGCCGCACCACCCCCGACGCCCCCTCCCCCGGCGGGCTGCTGGAGGAGATCCGGGCCGAGGTGCTGCGGGCACGGCCGCAGGTGGTGGGGCGGCCGGTCCGGCTGGAGCGGCTGCGGCCGCGGACCCTGCTGGCCGTCGTGGGCGGGGTGGTGGCCGGGTGGCTGCTGATCCCGCAGTTGTTCGCGGCGGAGGACAATCCGGTCTCCGCCCTGGCGGACGCCGATCCGTGGTGGCTGCTGCTGGCGCTGGCCACCGCGGCGGCGAGCCACGTCGCGGCGGCGATGGGCTTCGTCGGCTTCGTGCCGGAGCGGTTGGACTTCCGCAACGCGGTGCTGGCGCAGGTGGCCGGATCGTTCGTGAAGCTGGTGTCGCCGGGCGGGGTCGGCGGGGTCGCGCTGAACACCCGCCTGTTGCAGCGGGCCGGGATCCCGACGGCGCAGGCGCTGTCCAGCGTCGGGGTCGGGACGATGATCGGTCTGGTGCTGCACCTGTTGCAGCTGGGGGCGTTCGTCTACCTGCTGGACATGCAGCCGGGTGGTTCCGAGCTGGACGCGCTGCCCGCCGTGGTGGGCGGGCTGGCGGGGGCGGCGGCGCTGCTGGCGGTGGTGTGGTCGGTCCCGGTGGCCCGGCGGTGGCTGGCGGCCCGGCTGCGGCCGTTGACGACCGAGGTGCTGCCGCGGCTGCTGGACCTGCTGCGCAGTCCGACCCGGCTGGCGGTGGGGGTGACGGGGCAGTTGCTGGTGTCGCTCTGCCTGATCGCCTGCCTGTACTGCTGTGCCCGGGCGATCGGCCGGGAGCCGTCCTTCGCCTCGGTCGCGGTGGTGTTCCTGGTGGGCAACGCGGCGGGCAGTGCGGCGCCGACCCCGGGCGGGGCCGGTGCGGTGGACGGGGCGCTGATCACGCTGCTGCAGCAGACCGCGTCGATGGAGAAGGGCGGTGCGCTGGCGGCGGTGGCGCTGTTCCGCCTGCTGACGCTGATCCTGCCGGTGCTGCCGGGCTGGGCGGCGCTGACCTGGCTGCAACGCCGTCGAGCGCTGTAG
- a CDS encoding SDR family oxidoreductase encodes MSYPDLATRTAVVTGAASGMGAATARALAAHGARVALLARRTDRLDALAAEIAATGGQALPVTADITDQASVDAAAKTVHDAYGRVDLVVNNAGVMLPNPLADGRIDEWTRMVDTNLTGALRIVRAFTADLTSAAADGRTADLVNVSSIASHVVFPDYAVYGATKAALTQLSAALRSELGPRDVRVSAIEPGLTDTELGEHIDNPVLRDQLGGMFTAIPALGAEDVADLVAYTVSRPRHVNLRHLVVLPTRQA; translated from the coding sequence ATGAGCTACCCCGACCTCGCCACCCGCACCGCCGTCGTGACCGGAGCCGCCAGCGGCATGGGCGCCGCCACCGCCCGCGCCCTCGCCGCCCACGGCGCCCGGGTCGCCCTGCTCGCCCGCCGCACCGACCGGCTGGACGCCCTCGCCGCCGAGATCGCCGCCACCGGCGGGCAGGCACTGCCCGTCACCGCCGACATCACCGACCAGGCCTCCGTGGACGCCGCCGCGAAGACCGTCCACGACGCCTACGGCCGGGTCGACCTGGTGGTCAACAACGCCGGGGTGATGCTGCCCAACCCGCTCGCCGACGGCCGGATCGACGAGTGGACCCGCATGGTCGACACCAACCTCACCGGCGCACTGCGGATCGTGCGCGCCTTCACCGCCGACCTCACCTCGGCCGCCGCCGACGGCCGCACCGCCGACCTGGTCAACGTCTCCTCCATCGCCTCGCACGTCGTCTTCCCCGACTACGCCGTGTACGGCGCCACCAAGGCCGCGCTCACCCAGCTCTCCGCCGCCCTGCGCAGCGAACTGGGCCCGCGCGACGTCCGGGTCAGCGCGATCGAGCCCGGCCTGACCGACACCGAACTCGGCGAGCACATCGACAACCCGGTGCTGCGCGACCAGCTCGGCGGCATGTTCACCGCCATCCCGGCCCTCGGCGCCGAGGACGTCGCCGACCTGGTCGCGTACACCGTCAGCCGCCCCCGGCACGTCAACCTGCGCCACCTCGTCGTCCTCCCGACCCGCCAGGCGTAG
- a CDS encoding helix-turn-helix transcriptional regulator — protein MENTLGDFLRSRRARILPEEVGLPSHGRRRVQGLRREEVAQLAGVSVDYYVRLEQGRGGSASDAVLTAVARVLRLDEVEAAHLRSLVRPPKEPAAGARAQGRGRGRGGQPVRPGTRLLLDLMTGVPAFVLGRRMDVLAWNALGDAVNGFSARRAAGPEGLPNQARHAFLDPAAREFYRQWDAVAAETVSYLRRDAGLHPEDPELGALVGELSLRSEEFGRLWADHLVREKTHGAKQVRHPLVGDLDLGYETLAVNGSPDQLLVVYTAPVGSPTAQKLALLGSWTAPGAAPEAAAEASGAPEAP, from the coding sequence ATGGAGAACACCCTGGGGGACTTCCTCCGTTCGCGTCGGGCCCGGATCCTGCCGGAGGAGGTGGGCCTGCCCTCGCACGGGCGCCGCCGGGTGCAGGGCCTGCGCCGGGAGGAGGTGGCGCAGCTCGCGGGCGTCAGCGTGGACTACTACGTCCGGCTGGAGCAGGGCCGGGGCGGCAGCGCCTCGGACGCGGTGCTGACGGCGGTGGCCCGGGTGCTGCGGCTGGACGAGGTGGAGGCGGCGCACCTGCGGTCGCTGGTCCGTCCGCCGAAGGAGCCGGCCGCCGGTGCCCGGGCGCAGGGGCGGGGCCGGGGCCGGGGCGGGCAGCCGGTCCGCCCGGGGACGCGGCTGCTGCTGGACCTGATGACCGGGGTGCCGGCCTTCGTGCTGGGCCGCCGGATGGACGTCCTGGCCTGGAACGCGCTGGGCGACGCGGTGAACGGTTTCTCCGCGCGCCGCGCGGCCGGCCCGGAGGGCCTGCCCAACCAGGCCCGGCACGCCTTCCTGGACCCGGCGGCCCGGGAGTTCTACCGGCAGTGGGACGCGGTCGCCGCGGAGACCGTCTCCTATCTGCGCCGGGACGCCGGGCTGCACCCGGAAGATCCGGAGCTGGGCGCCCTGGTGGGCGAACTGTCACTGCGCAGCGAGGAGTTCGGCCGGCTCTGGGCGGACCACCTGGTGCGGGAGAAGACCCACGGGGCCAAGCAGGTCCGGCACCCGCTGGTCGGCGACCTCGACCTCGGCTACGAGACCCTGGCCGTCAACGGCTCGCCGGACCAGCTGCTGGTCGTCTACACCGCCCCGGTGGGCTCGCCCACGGCCCAGAAGCTGGCGCTGCTGGGGAGTTGGACGGCTCCGGGGGCGGCCCCCGAGGCGGCTGCGGAAGCCTCGGGAGCCCCGGAGGCGCCGTGA
- a CDS encoding UBP-type zinc finger domain-containing protein, giving the protein MSACEDLALAPQDIEPLPPPDGCADCLAQGRRDWVHLRICLDCGHIGCCDFSPQRHATAHFHNTSHPVIRSYEPGEDWRWCFVHEVMG; this is encoded by the coding sequence ATGAGTGCCTGCGAAGACCTCGCTCTGGCCCCTCAGGACATCGAGCCCCTTCCGCCTCCCGACGGCTGCGCCGACTGCCTGGCGCAGGGCCGCCGGGACTGGGTGCACCTGCGGATCTGCCTGGACTGCGGCCACATCGGCTGCTGCGACTTCTCGCCGCAGCGGCACGCCACCGCGCACTTCCACAACACCTCCCACCCGGTGATCCGCTCGTACGAGCCGGGGGAGGACTGGCGCTGGTGCTTCGTCCACGAGGTCATGGGCTGA